In Misgurnus anguillicaudatus unplaced genomic scaffold, ASM2758022v2 HiC_scaffold_31, whole genome shotgun sequence, a single window of DNA contains:
- the LOC141363041 gene encoding uncharacterized protein isoform X2, translating into MEGDSVTLHTDAKIEGDDLIEWRFGPQETHIAEFNKEANRISIYDDVFDGRFRDRLQLNNQTGDLTITNITTQHTGLYHMEIRGNRITAYRFNVVVYAHLPVPVITRNSSQCSNCSLLCSVMNVRDVSLSWYKGNSLLSIISVSDLNIRLSLSLEVEYQDTNTYRCVLNNTITNQTQHLNITQLCQTCSDTTGLSTDDVIVIFRVVAAVAPGFLMSVASVLMFWIYRKHRNTQQQIQTGELEMTSPDTTHKARARVEEL; encoded by the exons atggagggagattctgttactctacacactgatgCAAAAATAGAGGGAGATGATCTGATAGAATGGAGGTTTGGACCTCAAGAGACTCACATAGCTGAATTCAACAAGGAAGCTAATAGGATCTCAATATATGATGATGTTTttgatgggagattcagagacagactgcagttaaataatcagactggagatctcaccatcacaaacatcacaactcaacacactggactttatcaCATGGAGATCAGAGGCAACAGAATAACCGCATACAGATTCAACGTTGTtgtctatg CTCATCTGCCCGTTCCTGTCATCACAAGAAACTCTTCACAATGTTCaaattgttcattattgtgttcagtgatgaatgtgagagatgtgagtctgtcctggtataaaggaaacagtttattgtccatcatcagtgtgtctgatctcaacatcagactctctctatctctggaggttgaatatcaggatacaaacacatacagatgtgtactcaacaataccatcacaaaccaaactcaacatctcaacatcacTCAACTCTGTCAGACGTGTTCAGATACAACAG GTCTCAGTACAGATGATGTCATTGTGATCTTTCGTGTTGTTGCTGCTGTTGCTCCTGGATTTCTGATGTCTGTTGCTTCAGTTCTGATGTTCTGGATctacagaaaacacagaaacacacagcAACAGA TTCAGACTGGGGAACTGGAGATGACTTCTCCAGACACAACACATAAGGCG AGAGCTCGAGTGGAGGAATTATGA
- the LOC141363030 gene encoding uncharacterized protein isoform X1, producing MKISVLFVILVFINGVLIIESVSVLVYENDTVTLHTNTELLTNDTIEWRFGDEQDRIAKINGAADSLKIYDDALEGKFRDKLKLNTKTGDLTITNITTQHTGLCTVYIKREKVTKTMNFSVDVSGDKMKMVMVGDSVILVKNCIKKPGDEMMMCRIRHNNSPVAEIIRNGKNITYDIHDERYTDGLKVDDQTGDLNITTHLSGSYEVNITVGSKIYTIHRSFNVTAKEEVEPAGLSPGAISGICGAVCVLLLLLLAVILYKYFYKKNGVYFSEIT from the exons ATGAAGATCTCAGTACTCTTCGTCATCTTAGTATTTATCAACG GTGTTTTAATTATTGAGTCAGTGTCAGTGTTAGTGTATGAGAACGATactgttactctacacactaATACTGAACTACTGACAAATGATACGATCGAGTGGAGATTTGGAGATGAACAGGATCGCATAGCTAAAATCAATGGGGCAGCCGATTCACTTAAAATATATGATGATGCTCTTGAAGGGAAATTCAGAGACAAACTGAAGCTGAACACcaagactggagatctcaccatcacaaacatcacaactcaaCACACTGGACTTTGTACAGTATACATCAAGAGAGAGAAGGTGACTAAAACAATGAATTTTAGTGTTG ATGTGTCTGGTGATAAAATGAAGATGGTGATGGTGGGAGATTCTGTCATTCTGGTCAAAAATTGTATCAAGAAACCAGGAGATGAGATGATGATGTGTAGGATTCGACACAACAACTCTCCTGTAGCTGAAATAATCAGAAATGGAAAGAATATAACTTATGATATTCACGATGAGAGATACACAGATGGACTGAAGGTGGatgatcagactggagatctcaacaTCACAACTCATCTCTCTGGATCTTACGAAGTCAATATCACTGTCGGCAGCAAGATATATACTATACACAGATCGTTCAATGTCACTGCCAAAG AAGAAGTGGAGCCTGCTGGTTTGTCTCCAGGTGCTATATCAGGAATCTGTGGTGctgtttgtgtgctgctgctgctgctgcttgCTGTCATTCTATACAAGTATTTTTATAAGAAAAATG GAGTATATTTCTCAGAGATTACTTGA
- the LOC141363041 gene encoding uncharacterized protein isoform X1 has protein sequence MEGDSVTLHTDAKIEGDDLIEWRFGPQETHIAEFNKEANRISIYDDVFDGRFRDRLQLNNQTGDLTITNITTQHTGLYHMEIRGNRITAYRFNVVVYAHLPVPVITRNSSQCSNCSLLCSVMNVRDVSLSWYKGNSLLSIISVSDLNIRLSLSLEVEYQDTNTYRCVLNNTITNQTQHLNITQLCQTCSDTTGLSTDDVIVIFRVVAAVAPGFLMSVASVLMFWIYRKHRNTQQQIQTGELEMTSPDTTHKAVRLIFIVYITT, from the exons atggagggagattctgttactctacacactgatgCAAAAATAGAGGGAGATGATCTGATAGAATGGAGGTTTGGACCTCAAGAGACTCACATAGCTGAATTCAACAAGGAAGCTAATAGGATCTCAATATATGATGATGTTTttgatgggagattcagagacagactgcagttaaataatcagactggagatctcaccatcacaaacatcacaactcaacacactggactttatcaCATGGAGATCAGAGGCAACAGAATAACCGCATACAGATTCAACGTTGTtgtctatg CTCATCTGCCCGTTCCTGTCATCACAAGAAACTCTTCACAATGTTCaaattgttcattattgtgttcagtgatgaatgtgagagatgtgagtctgtcctggtataaaggaaacagtttattgtccatcatcagtgtgtctgatctcaacatcagactctctctatctctggaggttgaatatcaggatacaaacacatacagatgtgtactcaacaataccatcacaaaccaaactcaacatctcaacatcacTCAACTCTGTCAGACGTGTTCAGATACAACAG GTCTCAGTACAGATGATGTCATTGTGATCTTTCGTGTTGTTGCTGCTGTTGCTCCTGGATTTCTGATGTCTGTTGCTTCAGTTCTGATGTTCTGGATctacagaaaacacagaaacacacagcAACAGA TTCAGACTGGGGAACTGGAGATGACTTCTCCAGACACAACACATAAGGCGGTGAGATTAATCTTTATCGTTTATATCACTACCTGA
- the LOC141363030 gene encoding uncharacterized protein isoform X2 has translation MKISVLFVILVFINGVLIIESVSVLVYENDTVTLHTNTELLTNDTIEWRFGDEQDRIAKINGAADSLKIYDDALEGKFRDKLKLNTKTGDLTITNITTQHTGLCTVYIKREKVTKTMNFSVDVSGDKMKMVMVGDSVILVKNCIKKPGDEMMMCRIRHNNSPVAEIIRNGKNITYDIHDERYTDGLKVDDQTGDLNITTHLSGSYEVNITVGSKIYTIHRSFNVTAKEVEPAGLSPGAISGICGAVCVLLLLLLAVILYKYFYKKNGVYFSEIT, from the exons ATGAAGATCTCAGTACTCTTCGTCATCTTAGTATTTATCAACG GTGTTTTAATTATTGAGTCAGTGTCAGTGTTAGTGTATGAGAACGATactgttactctacacactaATACTGAACTACTGACAAATGATACGATCGAGTGGAGATTTGGAGATGAACAGGATCGCATAGCTAAAATCAATGGGGCAGCCGATTCACTTAAAATATATGATGATGCTCTTGAAGGGAAATTCAGAGACAAACTGAAGCTGAACACcaagactggagatctcaccatcacaaacatcacaactcaaCACACTGGACTTTGTACAGTATACATCAAGAGAGAGAAGGTGACTAAAACAATGAATTTTAGTGTTG ATGTGTCTGGTGATAAAATGAAGATGGTGATGGTGGGAGATTCTGTCATTCTGGTCAAAAATTGTATCAAGAAACCAGGAGATGAGATGATGATGTGTAGGATTCGACACAACAACTCTCCTGTAGCTGAAATAATCAGAAATGGAAAGAATATAACTTATGATATTCACGATGAGAGATACACAGATGGACTGAAGGTGGatgatcagactggagatctcaacaTCACAACTCATCTCTCTGGATCTTACGAAGTCAATATCACTGTCGGCAGCAAGATATATACTATACACAGATCGTTCAATGTCACTGCCAAAG AAGTGGAGCCTGCTGGTTTGTCTCCAGGTGCTATATCAGGAATCTGTGGTGctgtttgtgtgctgctgctgctgctgcttgCTGTCATTCTATACAAGTATTTTTATAAGAAAAATG GAGTATATTTCTCAGAGATTACTTGA